In one window of Cytophagaceae bacterium ABcell3 DNA:
- a CDS encoding AI-2E family transporter: MENDIKTIKNILTALLGFLFIYLLNVFSTLVIPLLLALFMAMLLQPALAWFEKKNWPYGLSLSVISLGSLTCLALIGLVIYQTGIEMMSEKAHLSLQIRESLTDILTWANNKFNLTIEHKDAINYVYQYFSLSSFLKSTGVILGNVTNLLFMTSLYLIVFMGGILKYEQFIRYLEEGGPQTGKILSGFEEVKNSIATYMKVKVAVSLLTGLGYGFVCWVFGLDFYFFWGFLAFVLNFIPTFGSIIATIPPLLLSVVQLDPLSIMFLSTCLLTIQMSFGNILEPRLLGSSLSLNTITVLAGLMFWGYLWGAIGMILSVPLLVLMKVVLAQFPDARIIVKLMGSTNLSKNDDRKVFDEVKEFVDGEPVSEG; this comes from the coding sequence ATGGAAAACGACATTAAGACCATAAAAAATATCCTTACTGCATTGTTAGGCTTTCTTTTCATATACCTTCTTAATGTCTTTTCCACACTTGTGATCCCTCTGCTTCTTGCACTTTTTATGGCTATGCTTTTGCAGCCTGCCCTGGCATGGTTTGAAAAAAAAAATTGGCCTTATGGTTTAAGCTTATCAGTAATCTCATTAGGAAGCTTGACTTGTTTGGCATTGATTGGGTTGGTCATCTATCAAACAGGTATCGAGATGATGTCGGAAAAAGCACACCTATCTCTACAGATCAGAGAAAGCCTCACCGATATCCTAACCTGGGCCAACAACAAGTTTAACTTAACCATAGAGCATAAAGATGCTATCAATTATGTCTACCAATATTTCTCCCTTAGCTCATTTCTAAAGTCTACCGGCGTCATTTTAGGAAACGTCACCAACTTGCTATTTATGACCAGTTTATACCTCATCGTATTTATGGGAGGTATCTTGAAATATGAGCAGTTTATCCGCTATCTGGAAGAAGGAGGGCCACAAACAGGCAAAATTCTTAGCGGTTTCGAAGAGGTCAAAAACTCTATTGCCACTTATATGAAGGTTAAAGTTGCCGTTAGCCTTTTAACTGGTTTAGGCTATGGGTTTGTGTGCTGGGTTTTTGGTCTTGACTTTTACTTTTTCTGGGGGTTCTTAGCTTTTGTATTAAACTTTATCCCCACATTTGGATCCATAATAGCCACTATACCACCACTGCTTTTGAGTGTGGTTCAGCTAGACCCTTTAAGCATCATGTTTTTGTCTACTTGCCTTCTTACTATACAGATGTCGTTTGGCAACATCCTTGAACCCCGTTTACTAGGCAGCAGTCTTTCCCTAAACACTATCACAGTACTCGCAGGACTTATGTTTTGGGGTTATTTATGGGGAGCTATAGGCATGATTTTATCTGTACCGCTTCTTGTTTTAATGAAAGTAGTACTTGCTCAATTTCCTGATGCAAGAATTATTGTCAAACTTATGGGAAGCACCAATCTCAGCAAAAATGATGACAGAAAAGTATTTGATGAAGTAAAGGAGTTTGTTGACGGCGAACCAGTGTCAGAGGGTTAA
- a CDS encoding SPW repeat protein, with protein MRFISTRAHAYMDYIIGALLIIAPWLLGFAAGGAETIIPVVLGIGTILYSMFSDHEMSASRKLPMNTHLSIDIVAGIFLAVSPWLFGFSGLVWLPHLLVGIVMLLGGIFTSKVAESCPEGTPCYNYSHSR; from the coding sequence ATGAGATTCATATCCACGCGTGCACACGCTTATATGGACTATATAATCGGTGCATTGTTAATTATAGCGCCTTGGCTGTTGGGATTTGCAGCAGGTGGCGCTGAAACTATTATTCCAGTAGTTTTAGGTATTGGTACGATTTTATATAGTATGTTTTCAGACCATGAAATGTCCGCTTCGAGAAAATTGCCTATGAATACCCATCTTTCTATAGATATAGTGGCTGGTATATTCTTGGCCGTTTCTCCTTGGCTGTTTGGGTTTAGCGGACTGGTTTGGCTGCCACATTTGCTTGTTGGTATTGTTATGCTGCTGGGAGGTATTTTTACTTCTAAAGTGGCTGAGAGTTGCCCAGAGGGGACTCCATGCTATAATTATTCGCACTCGCGGTAG
- a CDS encoding mechanosensitive ion channel, whose translation MVTYKRINELRRIEKKRILFFCLQLVLFVGLVYLEYAQPGLIRSESFRLASSLMFLITTLLLVSIIRMVVVYFYVKRKRRHISYKDNFIIGINQIASLLYFFTGVVAVFIFFRIHPGEIFTSLSIFAVALTLIFKDYISNMINGMVVMFSNQLALNDFVRISNHTGKIIDITLKNIILKSEDENLVYIPNNTIFVSDVVNFSKGRNEKVGVEFELPANSTNNPDEINSYLQEKVSKYASFIKGGSALLRVLRISKESICFRFEFVLVRKNPQLESEMKSYINEQVVYYIQKK comes from the coding sequence ATGGTTACATATAAGAGAATAAATGAGCTGAGGAGGATTGAGAAAAAGCGTATATTGTTTTTTTGTTTGCAGTTAGTCCTTTTTGTTGGGTTGGTTTACTTGGAATATGCCCAACCTGGTTTGATAAGATCGGAGTCTTTTCGGCTAGCTTCTAGTCTAATGTTTTTAATTACCACCTTGTTGCTTGTCTCTATCATACGTATGGTGGTTGTGTATTTTTATGTTAAAAGGAAAAGGCGACATATTTCTTATAAGGATAACTTTATAATCGGGATCAATCAAATTGCTTCGCTTTTGTACTTTTTTACAGGTGTTGTCGCTGTTTTTATCTTTTTCAGGATACATCCGGGAGAGATTTTTACCTCCTTAAGTATTTTTGCCGTAGCTCTTACCTTGATATTCAAAGACTATATTTCGAATATGATCAATGGTATGGTGGTAATGTTTTCGAATCAGCTTGCACTGAATGATTTTGTGAGGATTTCTAATCATACAGGAAAAATTATTGATATTACACTCAAAAATATAATACTGAAAAGTGAAGATGAGAACCTGGTATATATTCCCAATAATACCATTTTTGTTTCAGACGTAGTTAACTTTAGCAAAGGCCGAAATGAAAAAGTGGGGGTTGAGTTTGAGCTACCGGCAAATTCCACTAATAATCCAGACGAAATTAATAGCTACCTCCAAGAGAAAGTTTCTAAATATGCAAGCTTTATAAAAGGAGGAAGTGCTTTGCTTAGGGTGTTGAGAATTAGTAAAGAGTCAATTTGTTTTCGGTTTGAGTTTGTATTGGTTAGGAAAAACCCCCAACTGGAGAGTGAGATGAAAAGTTATATTAATGAACAGGTGGTGTACTATATTCAAAAAAAATAA
- a CDS encoding sodium:solute symporter, with amino-acid sequence MSSGLILSVIFIYFAVLLAISWITSRNADSESFFVANRQAPWYLVAFGMIGTSLSGVTFISVPGAVGAMAGDEIKGFAYFQLVLGYVVGYFVIATVLMPLYYRLNLISIYSYLEDRFGYWAYKTGSFFFLVSRAVGSSLRLYLAAMVLHLFLFEAWGVPFVVTVAITILLIWLYTFKGGIKTIVWTDTFQTFFLVTAVLISVYMISDHLGWSLFEMVKQVGESAYSKTFFTESIWESNNFFKQFLSGAFIALVMTGLDQDLMQKNLSCRNLKDAQKNMLWFTVCMVFVNLLFLTLGAMLYIYATSQNIAIPADTDELYPMLALNHFGIVVGIFFLLGITASTYASSDSALAALTTSFCIDFLNFKSKPESVKQKQKTLVHIGFSLLFLLIIVVVYEIGEKSVIHMVLKAASYTYGPLLGLFAFGVLSKRKVRDKFIPLVCVLAPLATFFLTMAIESNTRYQFAYENLIINGFICFLGLLACSYSPNTKVDEKVDTVKEKLV; translated from the coding sequence ATGTCATCAGGCCTTATATTATCTGTCATATTTATATACTTTGCCGTTCTTTTGGCGATCTCCTGGATTACCAGCAGAAATGCAGACTCCGAATCTTTTTTTGTTGCTAACCGGCAGGCACCTTGGTATCTAGTGGCTTTTGGTATGATTGGTACTTCGCTTTCTGGAGTAACCTTTATATCTGTGCCAGGTGCCGTAGGGGCTATGGCAGGTGATGAGATTAAAGGTTTTGCATACTTTCAGCTTGTCCTTGGCTATGTGGTGGGGTATTTCGTTATTGCTACTGTTTTGATGCCTTTGTATTATCGCTTAAACCTTATTTCCATATACTCTTACCTGGAAGACCGTTTTGGGTATTGGGCATATAAAACCGGATCTTTTTTCTTTTTGGTTTCTAGGGCTGTAGGTTCTTCGCTTCGACTTTATTTAGCGGCAATGGTACTTCACTTATTCCTTTTCGAAGCATGGGGAGTCCCTTTTGTTGTTACTGTGGCTATTACTATTCTTCTTATTTGGCTGTATACTTTTAAAGGGGGCATCAAAACGATTGTATGGACGGATACTTTTCAAACTTTCTTTTTGGTAACGGCCGTACTGATAAGTGTTTATATGATATCTGACCACTTGGGGTGGTCGCTCTTTGAAATGGTAAAGCAGGTAGGGGAAAGTGCTTACTCCAAAACCTTTTTCACGGAAAGCATTTGGGAAAGCAATAATTTTTTTAAACAGTTTCTGTCTGGGGCGTTTATTGCCTTGGTAATGACTGGACTGGACCAGGATCTTATGCAAAAGAACCTTTCTTGCCGTAACCTAAAAGATGCGCAGAAGAATATGTTGTGGTTTACCGTATGTATGGTTTTTGTAAACCTGCTGTTCTTGACCCTAGGTGCTATGTTGTATATTTACGCTACGAGCCAGAACATTGCCATTCCTGCTGATACCGATGAATTATACCCAATGTTGGCCTTAAATCACTTTGGCATTGTCGTGGGTATTTTCTTTTTGTTGGGTATAACAGCCTCTACTTATGCAAGCTCTGATTCTGCGCTTGCGGCACTAACGACTTCTTTCTGCATAGATTTTCTAAACTTTAAAAGTAAGCCTGAAAGTGTCAAGCAGAAGCAAAAAACCTTAGTCCATATTGGTTTTTCGCTGTTATTCTTGCTTATTATTGTGGTCGTTTATGAAATAGGGGAGAAGTCCGTCATCCATATGGTGCTTAAAGCCGCTAGCTATACTTATGGCCCTTTGCTTGGTTTATTTGCTTTTGGCGTCCTTTCCAAACGTAAAGTTCGTGACAAGTTTATTCCACTTGTCTGTGTTTTAGCGCCTTTAGCGACATTTTTCCTGACTATGGCTATTGAAAGCAATACACGTTACCAGTTTGCTTACGAAAACCTTATCATTAATGGATTTATTTGCTTTTTAGGATTATTGGCATGCTCTTATTCTCCTAATACCAAGGTTGATGAAAAGGTAGACACAGTTAAGGAAAAGTTAGTTTAG
- a CDS encoding MEKHLA domain-containing protein: MIPDPEVLHAHCNLLNTSFTKLLGRPLVEDTTSGSLVNQMLNAPFVIVSHNTENDPIFNFANHCALNLWKMNWEEFTSLPSRYSAEAMERGQREAFLKQAQEKGYVDQYSGIRIAKDGKRFRISDAIIWNLHDDESNFKGQAATFNQWEYL, from the coding sequence ATGATTCCTGACCCAGAAGTTTTACACGCTCATTGCAACTTACTGAACACTAGTTTTACTAAACTGTTAGGCCGCCCTTTAGTAGAGGATACGACATCGGGATCATTGGTAAATCAAATGCTTAATGCACCTTTTGTGATTGTTTCTCACAATACCGAAAATGATCCCATATTTAATTTTGCGAACCACTGCGCACTAAATCTCTGGAAGATGAATTGGGAAGAATTTACTAGCTTACCGTCAAGGTATTCGGCCGAAGCTATGGAAAGAGGGCAAAGAGAAGCATTCTTGAAACAAGCCCAAGAGAAAGGGTATGTAGATCAATATTCTGGTATCAGAATTGCCAAAGACGGTAAAAGGTTTAGAATTTCAGATGCCATTATCTGGAACTTGCACGACGATGAAAGTAACTTCAAAGGGCAGGCAGCCACATTTAACCAATGGGAGTATCTATAA
- a CDS encoding UvrD-helicase domain-containing protein, translated as MSLTIYKSSAGSGKTYNLAREYLQIVIANPRAYKNVLAITFTNKATAEMKSRIIRFLSGLADGKEEVLPLSEALQKATGLSEKVVAGRAQEVLTNILHDYGRFSATTIDSFFQFVLKSFSAELGLYMQYDMELDNSRMIEWMVDNMLLCTEDDKELEDWLKKYVYRQIAEGKSVPGIKQSFAKLAGELFSENFFRITSAVSFQENLDLSFFNQVIARLNAYRSEIKTQFRQCGKEALDTCLQHNLCAKDFFQSSRGVYKFFENLQNFEDAIGMNSYVQQCLEDPEKWVGAKHKSRNLIMPLVYEQLYPKLQEANELMQEFYQHFLTAGEILKNIYVFGVLNYLDEMKKEYIAEFRQITPWETLGYINDIIKDAEDAPFVFEKTGTYIKHMLIDEAQDTSMVQWASLRPLVENVLAGNGRVVIVGDVKQSIYRWRGGDLSLLMNQIEDELVVFNPESQVLNTNWRSCKNIIEFNNSLYDQLGMFSSYPWKKLAKVYEGHRQYCKPGAPDKGYVEVGFLDDDKENGGWKAKAAELTIETIDDLRNRNFRFKDIGIVIRKNSEGVLLASILKEAGIPFISSESLFVQNAPVVQFIVAILKLSADNNDGVSANLAAKFSAELKGVGIYDGIGLVGIEVVSGQVFKVAEHIRPMNIYEAVEYLIKIFALEHEAPAYLQRFQDLALEYLNKQGTDIYGFVKWWDEEIESGKYSVIVPEGEDAVQIVTIHKSKGLEYPVVILPFACWPTQPKSGSVFWTVVPEPERYGIPYVPLSAGKELMNSAFAEQYGQEWENNFTDEVNSLYVATTRAEKELYLFTLKPNKEGLPEYDTFNDLNVFLYQACKNFEVGEFVDDFYSRGEKLEEEAQVTTEDSAQAKLNSYPAKGLMPLSVAESEKAVSAAVAKGLLLHKVLENINSHADINRAVRSAVDEGLFQLEEQEAFVAHLDELLNADSHLQEWFSDDQQWRNYRERELYDAQNDKIYRPDRIMTRGNKVVVLDYKVSFMDEEGGDEGVESLLLDRYKRQMDKYAGLLQRCGFAHVETYLLFTEDKKLLKV; from the coding sequence ATGTCGCTTACTATTTATAAATCTTCTGCCGGCAGTGGCAAAACTTATAATTTGGCTAGGGAGTATCTGCAAATAGTTATTGCCAACCCTCGCGCTTATAAAAATGTTCTTGCCATAACCTTTACCAACAAAGCTACCGCTGAGATGAAAAGCCGGATTATTCGCTTTTTATCAGGACTGGCTGATGGAAAAGAAGAGGTTTTGCCCCTTTCTGAGGCTTTGCAAAAAGCTACTGGCCTTTCTGAAAAAGTGGTGGCTGGTCGGGCGCAAGAGGTCCTTACCAATATTCTTCACGATTATGGGCGGTTTTCCGCAACCACCATTGACTCGTTTTTTCAATTTGTATTAAAGTCCTTCAGTGCTGAACTCGGGCTTTATATGCAGTACGATATGGAGTTGGACAATAGCAGAATGATCGAATGGATGGTCGATAACATGCTGTTGTGTACTGAGGACGATAAAGAGCTTGAAGATTGGCTCAAAAAGTATGTGTATAGGCAAATTGCAGAGGGAAAATCTGTTCCTGGCATTAAACAGTCTTTCGCAAAACTTGCTGGGGAATTGTTCTCTGAAAATTTTTTCCGCATCACTTCTGCTGTTTCCTTTCAGGAAAACCTGGATTTATCTTTTTTCAATCAAGTAATTGCACGTTTAAATGCCTACAGGAGTGAAATTAAAACTCAATTTAGACAATGTGGCAAAGAGGCTTTGGATACTTGTCTCCAACATAACTTATGTGCCAAAGATTTTTTTCAGTCCTCAAGGGGCGTGTATAAGTTCTTTGAAAACTTACAGAATTTTGAAGATGCCATAGGTATGAACAGTTATGTTCAGCAATGTCTTGAAGATCCAGAAAAATGGGTTGGCGCGAAGCACAAAAGCCGCAATCTAATCATGCCATTGGTTTATGAGCAATTATACCCTAAACTTCAAGAGGCCAATGAGCTGATGCAAGAGTTTTACCAGCATTTCCTTACTGCCGGTGAAATTTTAAAGAATATTTATGTCTTTGGGGTGTTGAATTACCTCGATGAAATGAAGAAGGAGTATATCGCTGAGTTCAGGCAAATTACGCCTTGGGAAACCTTGGGTTACATCAACGATATCATTAAAGATGCCGAGGATGCTCCTTTTGTTTTTGAGAAAACCGGCACTTATATCAAGCATATGCTGATTGATGAAGCGCAAGACACTTCTATGGTGCAATGGGCAAGCTTAAGGCCATTGGTAGAAAATGTATTGGCAGGAAATGGAAGGGTGGTTATTGTAGGAGATGTGAAGCAGTCCATTTATCGTTGGCGTGGTGGGGACTTAAGTCTTCTTATGAACCAGATTGAAGATGAACTGGTCGTTTTTAATCCTGAAAGTCAGGTTTTAAATACGAATTGGAGAAGTTGTAAAAATATAATAGAATTTAATAACAGCCTTTATGACCAGTTGGGAATGTTTTCATCTTACCCATGGAAAAAACTTGCCAAGGTTTATGAAGGGCATAGGCAATATTGCAAGCCAGGTGCTCCAGATAAGGGATATGTGGAAGTAGGTTTTCTTGACGATGATAAAGAAAATGGTGGATGGAAGGCAAAGGCGGCTGAATTGACTATAGAAACCATCGATGATTTAAGGAACCGTAATTTTAGATTTAAAGATATAGGCATCGTTATTCGTAAAAATAGCGAAGGGGTGCTGCTGGCATCTATTTTAAAAGAGGCTGGCATTCCTTTTATTTCATCAGAAAGTCTTTTTGTTCAAAATGCACCTGTAGTACAGTTTATAGTGGCGATTTTGAAACTTTCGGCAGATAACAACGACGGTGTTTCGGCAAATTTAGCTGCAAAATTTTCTGCCGAGCTCAAAGGGGTAGGTATTTATGATGGTATAGGCTTGGTAGGAATAGAAGTCGTTAGTGGCCAAGTATTTAAGGTTGCTGAACATATACGGCCTATGAATATTTATGAGGCTGTAGAATATCTTATTAAAATATTTGCACTTGAACATGAAGCACCCGCTTACTTACAGCGTTTTCAAGATTTAGCGCTTGAGTATCTCAACAAACAGGGGACAGATATATATGGCTTTGTAAAATGGTGGGACGAGGAAATTGAAAGTGGTAAATATTCCGTGATTGTTCCAGAGGGAGAAGATGCTGTTCAAATTGTCACGATACATAAATCTAAAGGGCTCGAGTACCCGGTAGTCATTCTGCCATTTGCCTGCTGGCCCACCCAGCCTAAGTCAGGATCTGTATTTTGGACCGTGGTGCCAGAACCTGAAAGGTATGGCATACCTTATGTGCCACTTTCTGCCGGAAAAGAGCTAATGAACAGTGCTTTTGCGGAACAATACGGGCAAGAGTGGGAGAATAACTTTACAGACGAAGTCAATAGCCTCTATGTGGCTACAACCAGAGCTGAAAAGGAACTATACCTTTTTACATTAAAACCCAACAAGGAAGGGCTGCCTGAATATGATACGTTCAATGATTTGAATGTTTTTCTGTACCAAGCATGCAAAAATTTTGAAGTGGGAGAATTTGTTGACGATTTTTATAGCAGAGGGGAGAAATTGGAAGAGGAAGCACAGGTTACTACGGAAGATTCTGCGCAAGCAAAACTTAATAGTTATCCCGCAAAAGGTTTAATGCCACTTTCTGTGGCTGAAAGTGAAAAAGCTGTTTCGGCAGCGGTTGCCAAAGGCCTTTTGCTTCATAAGGTCCTCGAAAATATAAACAGCCATGCAGATATCAATCGCGCCGTACGTTCTGCTGTCGACGAAGGACTTTTTCAGTTGGAAGAGCAGGAGGCCTTTGTTGCCCATCTTGATGAACTATTAAATGCTGACAGCCATTTGCAAGAATGGTTTTCTGACGATCAGCAGTGGCGCAACTATCGGGAGCGAGAACTATACGATGCCCAAAATGACAAGATATACCGACCAGATAGAATTATGACTAGAGGTAACAAGGTTGTGGTACTGGATTATAAAGTAAGTTTTATGGATGAAGAGGGGGGAGATGAAGGAGTAGAGAGCTTGTTGTTGGATAGGTATAAGCGGCAGATGGACAAATATGCTGGCTTGTTGCAACGTTGTGGGTTTGCCCATGTGGAAACATACTTGTTGTTTACTGAAGATAAAAAACTTCTGAAGGTTTAA
- a CDS encoding MGMT family protein encodes MGVSIKTADFFEQVYEVVKLIPPGRVTSYGSIAKYLGAVKSARIVGWAMNAASSMEEVPAHRVVNRQGLLSGKMHFSTPNEMQEKLEQEGIKVKNSQIMDFDSVFWDPAKELL; translated from the coding sequence ATGGGAGTATCTATAAAGACTGCTGACTTTTTTGAGCAGGTATATGAAGTCGTGAAACTTATACCACCTGGACGGGTCACCTCCTACGGTTCCATAGCCAAATATTTAGGCGCAGTAAAAAGTGCCAGAATCGTAGGGTGGGCTATGAATGCCGCATCGAGCATGGAAGAAGTCCCTGCGCACCGCGTTGTCAATAGGCAAGGATTACTATCCGGCAAAATGCACTTTTCTACACCAAACGAAATGCAGGAAAAACTGGAACAAGAAGGGATAAAGGTCAAAAATAGCCAAATCATGGATTTTGACAGCGTCTTTTGGGATCCGGCAAAAGAGCTATTGTGA